In Helianthus annuus cultivar XRQ/B chromosome 8, HanXRQr2.0-SUNRISE, whole genome shotgun sequence, a single genomic region encodes these proteins:
- the LOC110872416 gene encoding NAC domain containing protein 50, producing MGQEIIAVATPATAAAPPPPPPTSLAPGFRFHPTDEELVMYYLRRKACGKPFRFQAVTEIDVYKSEPWELADFSSLKTRDQEWYFFSPVDRKYGNGSRLNRATGQGYWKATGKDRCVRHKSETIGMKKTLVFHSGRAPDGKRTNWVMHEYRLLDHELLRVGVTQDSFVLCRIFQKSGLGPPNGDRYAPFLEEEWNDDAALMVPGGEAEDDLTNGDETRPEGNDSVQEAIPFVCKRERSEDRALNSEPELETFSLFHNKRAKPSDPNSSNNANGSEDSTTTSQDPRRALLEFPLLESIEAKECHPPTTLPSFDAATLEKSVPPGYLKFISNLENEILNVSMEKETLKIEVMRAQAMIEILQSRIEDLTKENGGFRTGG from the exons ATGGGTCAAGAAATCATCGCCGTAGCTACTCCGGCAACCGCCGCAGCCCCACCACCTCCGCCGCCGACGTCCCTAGCACCTGGGTTCCGCTTTCACCCCACCGATGAAGAACTTGTGATGTACTATTTGCGACGGAAAGCTTGTGGGAAACCGTTTAGGTTTCAGGCTGTTACGGAAATCGATGTTTATAAATCAGAACCCTGGGAACTCGCCG ACTTTTCATCATTGAAGACAAGAGATCAAGAATGGTACTTTTTTAGCCCGGTAGATAGGAAATACGGAAACGGTTCACGGTTGAACCGAGCCACTGGTCAGGGCTATTGGAAGGCAACCGGAAAGGACCGATGCGTGCGCCATAAGTCAGAAACCATTGGGATGAAGAAAACACTCGTGTTCCATAGCGGGCGAGCGCCTGATGGGAAACGAACGAATTGGGTCATGCATGAATACCGGCTTTTGGATCATGAATTGCTACGTGTTGGAGTAACACAG GATTCGTTTGTGCTATGCAGGATTTTCCAAAAGAGCGGGTTAGGGCCACCTAACGGGGACCGTTATGCACCTTTTCTTGAGGAAGAGTGGAATGATGATGCAGCACTTATGGTTCCTGGTGGTGAAGCTGAAGATGATTTGACCAATGGTGATGAGACTCGACCCGAAGGCAATgatagtgtgcag GAAGCCATTCCGTTTGTTTGCAAACGTGAACGATCTGAAGACCGTGCTTTAAATAGCGAACCCGAGCTTGAAACCTTCTCTTTGTTCCATAACAAAAGAGCAAAGCCAAGTGACCCGAACTCGAGCAACAATGCAAATGGTTCAGAAGACTCGACCACCACAAGTCAAGATCCAAGAAGAGCGCTGTTGGAGTTCCCGTTACTAGAATCGATCGAAGCCAAAGAATGTCACCCACCAACCACACTGCCATCTTTTGACGCTGCAACCCTTGAGAAATCAGTGCCCCCGGGCTATTTAAAGTTTATAAGTAATTTGGAGAACGAAATTCTTAACGTTTCAATGGAGAAAGAGACCTTGAAGATCGAAGTGATGCGGGCCCAGGCCATGATCGAGATTCTACAGTCACGGATTGAGGATTTGACCAAGGAGAATGGTGGGTTCAGGACTGGTGGTTAG